A stretch of Thermotoga sp. SG1 DNA encodes these proteins:
- the fliY gene encoding flagellar motor switch phosphatase FliY, which produces MTENEFLSQEEIDKLLGGEAEGVLTPEEKDMIGEIGNIAMGSAATTLSMILGRNVNITVPTVREEKMKNVKSDFKGEKVVVSVEYTEGLKGLNVLVLEKSLVAAIADLMMGGSGEVESEELDEIKLSAIGEAMNQMMGSAATSLSELLGITVNISPPKVEILNFDDPNTKFPPVVDDPEKDVAIVEFEIEIEGLPKSKFYQVIGADLVKKMYEYFAKAHKEETEEKKEEKKDEKKVKVEPVEFSELKPSGAAKVEIPQDKLEMLLDIPLKVTVELGRTKMTLKRVLEMIPGSIIELDKLTGEPVDIFVNGKLIARGEVVVIDENFGVRVTEIVSPKERLELLNE; this is translated from the coding sequence ATGACGGAGAACGAATTTCTCTCTCAGGAGGAAATAGATAAGCTGCTCGGTGGAGAAGCAGAAGGTGTTCTCACACCAGAAGAAAAGGACATGATCGGTGAAATTGGAAACATCGCTATGGGAAGTGCCGCAACGACGCTCTCTATGATTCTGGGAAGGAACGTCAACATCACCGTTCCAACGGTTCGTGAAGAAAAAATGAAGAACGTGAAAAGCGATTTCAAGGGCGAAAAAGTGGTTGTGAGTGTAGAGTACACCGAGGGATTGAAAGGGCTGAACGTTCTCGTCCTGGAAAAAAGTCTGGTCGCTGCAATTGCTGATCTCATGATGGGTGGAAGTGGCGAGGTGGAAAGTGAGGAACTCGATGAGATCAAACTCAGCGCCATAGGAGAGGCCATGAATCAGATGATGGGAAGTGCCGCAACTTCTCTTTCGGAACTTCTGGGGATAACCGTGAACATCTCTCCTCCAAAGGTTGAAATTCTGAACTTCGACGATCCCAACACGAAATTTCCACCGGTTGTGGACGATCCAGAAAAGGATGTTGCCATTGTGGAATTCGAGATCGAGATAGAAGGGCTTCCGAAATCCAAATTCTACCAGGTGATCGGAGCAGACCTTGTCAAGAAAATGTACGAGTACTTCGCCAAAGCGCATAAAGAAGAAACTGAAGAAAAGAAAGAAGAAAAGAAAGATGAAAAGAAGGTAAAGGTCGAACCGGTGGAGTTTTCGGAGTTGAAACCATCTGGAGCGGCTAAGGTAGAGATTCCTCAGGACAAGCTCGAGATGCTGCTTGACATTCCTCTAAAGGTGACAGTGGAACTTGGAAGGACAAAGATGACACTGAAACGTGTTCTTGAGATGATACCAGGCTCCATCATAGAACTCGACAAACTCACCGGTGAGCCGGTGGACATCTTCGTCAACGGGAAACTCATAGCCCGTGGAGAGGTCGTTGTGATAGATGAGAACTTCGGTGTGAGGGTAACAGAGATCGTGAGTCCAAAGGAAAGGCTGGAACTTCTCAACGAATGA
- the fliM gene encoding flagellar motor switch protein FliM: MSDVLSQEEINQLIEALMKGELKEEDLLKEEEEKKVKPYDFKRPSKFSKEQLRTFQMIHENFGRALSTYLSGRLRTFVDVEISIDQLTYEEFIRSVMIPSFIVIFTGDVFEGSAIFEMRLDLFYTILDIIMGGPGNNPPNRTPTDIETSIMRREVTNILTLLAQAWSDFQYFIPSIENIETNPQFVQIVPPNEIVLLVTASVSWGEFTSFINVCWPFSLLEPFLEKLSNRFWMMGRKPERIEERVEELKVVSQSVPLTVQAVIGEAHLTLREVLNLQEGDVIRLNTHYKDEIRVDVEGRPKFRGIPGKFKGKYAVKITGEYTNGGEEE, from the coding sequence ATGTCGGATGTTCTCAGTCAGGAAGAGATAAACCAGTTGATTGAAGCGTTGATGAAAGGAGAACTGAAAGAAGAAGACCTTCTGAAAGAAGAAGAGGAGAAGAAGGTCAAGCCTTACGATTTCAAAAGGCCGAGCAAGTTTTCTAAAGAGCAGCTTCGAACGTTCCAGATGATACATGAGAACTTTGGAAGAGCGCTTTCGACGTACCTTTCTGGAAGGCTGAGAACATTCGTTGACGTAGAGATCAGCATCGACCAGCTCACCTATGAAGAGTTCATAAGGTCTGTGATGATTCCCTCCTTCATCGTCATCTTCACAGGAGACGTGTTCGAGGGCAGTGCCATATTCGAGATGAGGCTCGATCTCTTCTACACCATACTGGATATCATCATGGGAGGTCCCGGGAACAATCCTCCAAACAGAACCCCTACTGACATCGAAACCTCCATAATGAGAAGAGAAGTGACGAACATTCTCACGCTTCTTGCTCAGGCGTGGAGCGATTTTCAGTATTTCATCCCTTCGATAGAAAACATCGAAACCAACCCACAGTTTGTTCAGATCGTTCCTCCAAACGAAATAGTGCTTCTTGTGACCGCCTCTGTTTCCTGGGGAGAGTTCACGAGTTTCATCAACGTGTGCTGGCCCTTCTCTCTTCTGGAACCTTTCCTTGAAAAACTTTCCAACAGGTTCTGGATGATGGGCAGAAAGCCAGAAAGGATCGAAGAAAGGGTTGAGGAACTCAAAGTGGTTTCTCAGAGCGTTCCACTGACGGTGCAGGCTGTGATTGGGGAAGCCCATCTAACTCTGAGGGAAGTGCTGAATCTTCAGGAAGGCGATGTGATAAGGCTCAACACCCATTACAAAGACGAGATAAGGGTTGATGTAGAAGGAAGGCCAAAGTTCAGGGGAATTCCGGGAAAGTTCAAGGGAAAGTACGCTGTGAAGATCACCGGTGAGTACACCAATGGAGGTGAAGAAGAATGA